A section of the Rummeliibacillus pycnus genome encodes:
- the ytvI gene encoding sporulation integral membrane protein YtvI: protein MILQRIFSKFFPWFVFVLSFLFSIFYARPILFGFLTALCFNPLIFKYEKQWRKSRRFIVLVFFTIFSVVVLACCYFLYALMVLKFVGFSQWIPHFLDTVNERWIYFQSKLSNITHDLPRPIILSIQQWIEQMLSSLQKNVTTYIQADRLLNFFQRVPSVIFKLFIYFLALYYSMLEMPSILKSFSKWLHLEGNSSAKVFVQHLKKGTLDFLKAQLIVSVVIFCVTLCTLFWITPRYAIPLAILVWFVDLLPILGGMMVLIPWALISWINGQSLEGTVLFILAIVVILLRQILETKVTSSHLGLPPLTTLICMYVGFEMFGFIGFLIGPFVAILIVVIEQFRKSWAIANKKN from the coding sequence ATGATTTTACAGCGCATATTCTCAAAGTTTTTTCCTTGGTTCGTTTTTGTTTTATCTTTTTTATTTTCAATATTCTATGCAAGACCAATACTCTTTGGATTTTTGACAGCTCTTTGTTTTAATCCTCTGATCTTTAAATACGAAAAACAGTGGCGTAAATCAAGACGTTTTATCGTTTTAGTTTTCTTCACTATTTTCAGCGTAGTTGTGCTTGCATGTTGTTACTTTTTATATGCTCTAATGGTATTAAAATTTGTTGGCTTTTCTCAGTGGATTCCACATTTTTTAGATACGGTCAATGAAAGATGGATCTATTTTCAATCGAAACTATCAAATATCACGCATGATTTACCTCGTCCCATTATACTTTCTATACAACAATGGATTGAACAAATGTTGAGTAGTTTACAAAAAAATGTAACTACATATATTCAGGCAGATCGACTACTCAATTTTTTTCAAAGGGTTCCTTCAGTAATATTTAAGCTTTTTATATATTTCTTAGCACTATATTATTCGATGCTAGAAATGCCTAGTATTCTCAAATCCTTCAGTAAATGGTTGCACCTCGAAGGAAATTCTTCAGCAAAAGTATTTGTGCAACATTTAAAAAAAGGTACTCTTGATTTTCTAAAAGCACAATTAATAGTAAGTGTTGTGATCTTTTGTGTTACATTATGTACTTTATTTTGGATTACACCGCGTTATGCAATCCCTTTGGCCATTCTCGTTTGGTTTGTAGATTTACTTCCAATTTTAGGTGGGATGATGGTTTTAATACCATGGGCGCTTATCAGTTGGATTAATGGTCAGAGTCTTGAGGGTACTGTTCTATTTATATTAGCTATTGTAGTGATCCTATTACGTCAAATTCTTGAAACCAAGGTAACAAGTAGTCATCTTGGTCTCCCGCCTCTCACAACCCTTATCTGTATGTATGTTGGATTTGAAATGTTTGGCTTTATAGGTTTTCTTATAGGTCCATTTGTGGCTATTTTAATCGTAGTAATCGAACAATTTAGAAAAAGTTGGGCAATTGCCAATAAAAAAAACTAA